In Planctomycetia bacterium, the following proteins share a genomic window:
- a CDS encoding thioredoxin domain-containing protein — protein MPNRLAKETSPYLLQHKNNPVDWYPWGAEAFEAAKKLDRPIFLSVGYSACHWCHVMEHESFENAEIAKQMNDGFICVKVDREERPDVDQIYMNAVQSLTGRGGWPMSVFLTPDLRPFYGGTYWPPKSRAGMPGFEQVMAAVLDAWKNRRPALFDQAEQLTDHLKVVGSAGSDGKNSPKLSPAMFTAVEASLTKLFDPAEGGFGGAPKFPHPMDLRVLLRLWKRTGKREALDMATFTLDKMAGGGIYDQLAGGFHRYSVDARWLVPHFEKMLYDNALLAVAYTETYQATGREDYARTLRETLDYILREMTTPEGAFSSTQDADSEGEEGKFYVWTVAEVTSILGADQAKTFCEIYDITTRGNFEPEVHPGRSILNLSTSLAAHAKRLNRNVDELRTELSAARAKLLAVRTKRIPPGLDDKVLTSWNGLMIDAMATAARVLGEPRYLAAAQRAADFLTTKLRRPDGRLLHSYRHGQAKFDGYLDDYACLAQALTSLYEADFDGRWIDEATKLCDTMLAHFSDVERGGFYYTADDHEKLIARNKDVYDNAVPSGTGMALTVLVRLGKLTGNATYLVAAERTFATIAELFERAPTAVGQSLLALDLWLGPTQEIVVAADDPAGRDALLKQVNGPFWPNKVIAAVPGKGASKHLAAVLEGKKPQRNQPTLFVCENFTCQAPVTGSEAIETTIAKYAKRGT, from the coding sequence ATGCCCAATCGACTTGCGAAGGAAACGAGTCCGTACCTCCTTCAACATAAGAACAATCCGGTCGATTGGTATCCGTGGGGCGCGGAAGCGTTCGAGGCGGCGAAGAAGCTCGATCGTCCGATCTTTCTTTCGGTCGGCTACAGCGCATGCCACTGGTGTCATGTGATGGAGCATGAGAGCTTCGAGAATGCCGAGATCGCGAAGCAGATGAACGACGGTTTCATCTGCGTCAAAGTCGATCGCGAAGAGCGGCCCGACGTCGACCAGATCTACATGAACGCCGTGCAATCGCTCACCGGTCGCGGCGGCTGGCCGATGTCGGTGTTTCTCACTCCCGACCTGCGCCCGTTTTACGGCGGCACCTACTGGCCGCCGAAGTCGCGCGCGGGAATGCCCGGCTTCGAGCAAGTGATGGCCGCGGTGCTCGATGCTTGGAAGAATCGCCGGCCGGCGCTCTTCGATCAAGCCGAGCAACTGACCGACCACTTGAAGGTCGTCGGTTCCGCGGGTTCCGACGGCAAGAATTCTCCGAAGCTTTCCCCCGCGATGTTCACGGCGGTCGAGGCGTCGTTGACGAAACTTTTCGATCCGGCCGAAGGGGGCTTCGGCGGCGCGCCGAAGTTTCCGCACCCGATGGACCTCCGCGTATTGCTCCGGCTTTGGAAGCGAACCGGCAAGCGCGAGGCGCTCGACATGGCGACCTTCACGCTCGACAAGATGGCCGGCGGCGGTATCTACGACCAACTCGCCGGCGGCTTTCATCGCTATAGCGTCGACGCGCGCTGGCTCGTCCCGCATTTCGAGAAGATGCTCTACGACAACGCCCTCTTGGCCGTTGCCTACACGGAAACATATCAAGCGACCGGCCGCGAAGACTATGCCCGCACGCTGCGCGAAACGCTCGACTACATCCTACGCGAGATGACGACCCCCGAAGGGGCTTTCTCCAGCACGCAAGACGCCGACAGCGAAGGCGAAGAAGGGAAGTTCTACGTCTGGACGGTTGCGGAAGTCACCTCGATTCTCGGAGCCGATCAAGCCAAGACCTTCTGCGAGATTTACGACATCACGACGCGCGGCAACTTCGAGCCCGAGGTGCATCCCGGCCGAAGCATCTTGAACCTGTCGACGTCGCTCGCCGCGCATGCGAAGCGGCTCAATCGCAACGTCGACGAACTCCGGACCGAGCTCTCCGCCGCCCGCGCGAAGCTGCTCGCGGTACGCACGAAGCGTATTCCGCCCGGACTCGACGACAAAGTGTTGACGTCGTGGAACGGCCTGATGATCGACGCCATGGCGACGGCGGCCCGCGTGCTCGGCGAGCCCCGCTACCTTGCCGCGGCGCAGCGCGCCGCCGACTTCCTCACGACGAAGCTGCGCCGGCCCGATGGTCGACTACTGCATAGCTACCGGCATGGGCAAGCGAAGTTCGACGGCTACCTCGACGACTACGCTTGCCTCGCGCAAGCCCTTACGTCGCTGTACGAAGCCGACTTCGACGGTCGGTGGATCGACGAGGCGACGAAGCTCTGCGACACGATGCTCGCCCACTTCTCCGACGTCGAGCGCGGCGGCTTCTACTACACGGCCGACGACCACGAAAAGCTGATCGCCCGCAACAAAGACGTCTACGACAATGCCGTACCGAGCGGGACCGGCATGGCCCTCACCGTGCTGGTCCGCCTCGGCAAGCTGACCGGCAACGCCACGTATCTCGTCGCGGCCGAGCGAACCTTTGCCACCATCGCCGAACTGTTCGAGCGAGCCCCGACGGCGGTCGGCCAATCGTTGCTGGCGCTCGATCTCTGGCTTGGCCCGACGCAAGAAATCGTCGTCGCGGCCGACGACCCCGCCGGACGCGATGCCCTCTTAAAGCAAGTGAACGGCCCCTTCTGGCCGAACAAAGTCATCGCGGCGGTGCCGGGCAAAGGGGCATCGAAGCATCTCGCAGCGGTGCTCGAAGGGAAGAAACCGCAACGCAATCAGCCGACCCTCTTCGTCTGCGAGAACTTCACTTGCCAAGCCCCCGTCACAGGCAGCGAGGCAATCGAAACGACGATCGCGAAATACGCGAAGCGCGGCACGTAA
- a CDS encoding M48 family metallopeptidase, whose product MSSPFGNTDPTRRRSPFGLRFVPILMGLAMIGIMAISNCQEGPFGRNQVVALNPEQEKALGLQAFQEVLAQEKRLTRGPLVDAIRTIAVNLQHAAEDGGFLSSAQLKQQPMEWRVEVVESDQQNAFCLPGGKIVVYTGILPIAETDAGLATVLGHEISHALAHHGAERMAQQQMVQIGLMSAGGAAADMSPEDRMRIMQALNAGAKFGILRYSRKHESEADHLGLLLMATAGYDPRESMKFWERMKHVGGGSPPEFLSTHPSHETRISDLNGWMPVAIQLYDKSPHKQPTKALPKADFSGAMVP is encoded by the coding sequence ATGTCGTCTCCCTTCGGAAACACCGATCCCACGCGTCGTCGCTCCCCGTTCGGGCTCCGCTTCGTGCCGATTCTGATGGGCCTGGCGATGATCGGCATCATGGCGATCAGCAATTGCCAAGAAGGGCCGTTCGGGAGGAATCAGGTCGTGGCGTTGAATCCGGAACAAGAGAAGGCCCTCGGGCTGCAAGCCTTTCAAGAAGTGCTGGCCCAAGAGAAGCGGCTCACGCGCGGCCCGCTCGTCGATGCCATTCGCACGATCGCCGTGAACTTGCAGCATGCCGCCGAAGACGGTGGATTCCTCAGCAGCGCGCAATTGAAACAGCAGCCGATGGAGTGGCGCGTCGAAGTCGTCGAGAGCGACCAGCAGAACGCCTTCTGCTTGCCCGGCGGAAAGATCGTCGTGTATACGGGCATCTTGCCGATCGCCGAGACCGACGCCGGACTCGCGACCGTGCTCGGGCACGAAATCTCGCACGCGCTCGCGCATCACGGAGCCGAGCGGATGGCGCAGCAGCAGATGGTGCAAATCGGCTTGATGAGCGCCGGCGGCGCGGCGGCCGATATGTCGCCCGAAGATCGCATGCGGATCATGCAGGCGCTCAACGCCGGCGCGAAGTTCGGCATCTTGCGCTATAGTCGCAAACATGAATCGGAAGCCGATCACCTCGGCTTGCTGCTCATGGCGACGGCCGGCTACGACCCGCGCGAAAGCATGAAATTCTGGGAGCGTATGAAGCACGTCGGCGGCGGCTCTCCGCCGGAGTTTCTTTCGACGCACCCGAGCCATGAGACGCGCATCTCCGATCTTAACGGTTGGATGCCAGTCGCGATTCAGCTGTACGACAAGTCTCCGCACAAGCAGCCGACCAAGGCGCTGCCGAAGGCCGATTTCTCCGGTGCGATGGTGCCGTGA
- the panB gene encoding 3-methyl-2-oxobutanoate hydroxymethyltransferase, which translates to MTAAAEPRLTVPKFIAMKGSGRKISMLTAYDYPMARLLDESGIDAILVGDSMSMVVQGHDTTLPVTLDEIIYHAEMVGRAVRRALVIVDMPFPTNHLGRYKAVENAGRILKETRCQAVKLEGGADQAEIIAGLTSAGIPVVAHCGLRPQNVHLLGGYKVQRDRERLLREAAEAEQAGAFCVLLECIPADLAAEITKSLRVPTIGIGAGGDCDGQVLVTPDMLGLTSGYTPKFVKQYADLRAQIQTAVTAYRDEVGDGRFPTPDQQYR; encoded by the coding sequence ATGACCGCTGCCGCCGAACCCCGTTTGACCGTCCCTAAATTTATCGCAATGAAAGGGTCGGGACGTAAAATCTCGATGCTCACCGCCTACGACTACCCCATGGCGCGGCTCCTCGACGAGTCGGGCATCGACGCCATTCTCGTCGGCGACAGCATGTCGATGGTCGTCCAAGGGCACGACACGACCCTGCCGGTGACGCTCGACGAAATCATCTATCACGCCGAAATGGTCGGCCGCGCCGTCCGACGGGCCCTGGTTATCGTCGATATGCCGTTTCCGACCAACCACCTGGGCCGCTACAAAGCGGTGGAGAACGCCGGTCGGATCCTCAAGGAAACCCGTTGCCAAGCCGTCAAGCTCGAGGGGGGGGCCGACCAAGCCGAGATCATCGCCGGACTCACCTCGGCCGGCATTCCGGTCGTCGCCCACTGCGGGCTTCGTCCGCAGAACGTCCATCTGCTCGGGGGTTATAAAGTGCAGCGCGATCGCGAACGCTTGCTGCGCGAAGCGGCCGAGGCCGAGCAGGCCGGCGCGTTCTGCGTCCTCCTCGAATGCATTCCGGCCGATCTCGCCGCCGAGATCACGAAGAGCCTCCGTGTGCCTACGATCGGCATCGGAGCCGGCGGCGACTGCGACGGCCAAGTCCTCGTCACGCCCGACATGCTCGGCCTCACCTCCGGGTACACGCCGAAGTTCGTCAAGCAATACGCCGACCTCCGCGCGCAGATTCAAACCGCGGTGACGGCGTATCGCGACGAAGTCGGCGACGGCCGATTCCCAACGCCCGACCAGCAGTATCGCTAA
- the gap gene encoding type I glyceraldehyde-3-phosphate dehydrogenase: MAIRVAINGFGRIGRLVFRAICDQGLLGKGIDVVAVNDLVPADNLAYLVKYDSTQGKFKGDVFSEKSSPSVAEDDILSVDGHKIKCLAVKEGPAAMPWKDLKIDLVLESTGLFTEAAKAKGHIDAGAKKVLISAPAKGEDLTMVLGVNCDKYDAAKHTIVSNASCTTNCLAPIVHVLLKEGFGVEEGLMTTIHSYTATQKTVDGPSKKDWKGGRSAAINIIPSTTGAAKAVGLAIPEVQGKLSGMSFRVPTPTVSVVDLTVKTVKATSYKEICAAMKKASETYLKGILAYTSDEVCSTDFIHDAHSSIFDAGSGMELNSKFFKLVSWYDNEWGYSNRCVDAIKMMIKQ, translated from the coding sequence GTGGCTATTCGTGTCGCCATTAATGGTTTCGGTCGGATCGGTCGCCTCGTGTTTCGCGCCATCTGCGACCAAGGTTTGCTCGGCAAGGGAATCGACGTCGTCGCGGTGAACGACCTCGTGCCGGCCGACAACCTCGCCTACCTCGTGAAGTACGATTCGACGCAAGGCAAGTTCAAGGGCGATGTGTTCAGCGAGAAGTCGAGCCCGAGCGTGGCGGAAGACGACATCTTGAGCGTCGACGGCCATAAGATTAAATGCTTGGCGGTGAAAGAAGGCCCGGCCGCGATGCCGTGGAAAGATTTGAAGATCGACCTCGTGTTGGAATCGACCGGCCTCTTCACGGAAGCCGCGAAGGCCAAGGGACACATCGACGCCGGCGCGAAGAAGGTCTTGATCTCGGCGCCTGCCAAGGGCGAAGACCTGACGATGGTTCTCGGCGTGAACTGCGATAAGTACGACGCCGCGAAGCACACGATCGTCTCCAATGCGAGCTGCACGACAAACTGTCTTGCGCCGATCGTGCATGTGTTGCTGAAGGAAGGTTTCGGCGTCGAAGAAGGCCTGATGACGACGATCCACAGCTACACGGCCACGCAAAAGACCGTCGACGGCCCGTCGAAGAAGGATTGGAAAGGTGGCCGCTCGGCTGCGATCAACATCATCCCGTCGACGACCGGCGCTGCGAAGGCCGTCGGTCTTGCGATTCCGGAAGTGCAAGGGAAGCTGTCGGGCATGTCGTTCCGCGTGCCGACGCCGACCGTGAGCGTCGTCGATCTCACCGTGAAAACCGTGAAGGCGACGTCGTATAAGGAAATCTGCGCGGCGATGAAGAAGGCTTCGGAAACCTATCTCAAGGGGATCTTGGCCTACACGAGCGACGAAGTCTGCTCGACCGACTTCATCCATGACGCCCACTCGAGCATCTTTGACGCCGGCAGCGGCATGGAACTCAATAGCAAGTTCTTCAAGCTCGTCAGCTGGTACGACAACGAATGGGGCTACTCGAACCGCTGCGTCGACGCGATCAAGATGATGATCAAGCAATAA
- a CDS encoding methyltransferase domain-containing protein — MAERTVADRNAADAAETDDSSAPPPSWRLPVGISRGVWEYAHRPQVAGNYDEEFAENTLFDFDESVLLRHFTKPGTFVDLGCGTGRALLPFARRGFQAVGVDLSPRFLRLVAEKATRESLSIELVVANLIELGCLADASVDYAACLFSTLGMIRGRASRAQALAHVYRSLKPGGIFIVHVHNRWHNLRESQGRRWLLKNLTWERWRGTNEPGDKYFPYRGIREMFLHLFTKPEFERDLREPGFEIVELIPLDTAKRHALPHPWLFGRLRANGWIAVCRKP; from the coding sequence GTGGCCGAGCGCACCGTCGCCGATCGCAACGCCGCAGACGCCGCTGAGACCGACGATTCCTCGGCGCCCCCTCCGTCGTGGCGTCTCCCGGTCGGCATTTCGCGCGGAGTTTGGGAATATGCGCACCGTCCGCAAGTTGCGGGCAACTACGACGAAGAATTCGCCGAAAATACGCTATTCGATTTCGATGAGAGCGTGTTGCTGCGGCATTTCACGAAGCCCGGCACGTTCGTCGATCTCGGCTGCGGCACCGGTCGCGCGTTGCTGCCGTTTGCGCGGCGTGGGTTTCAGGCGGTCGGTGTGGATCTCTCGCCGCGATTCCTTCGGCTGGTCGCCGAGAAGGCGACGCGCGAGAGTTTATCGATCGAATTGGTCGTCGCCAATCTCATCGAACTCGGTTGCCTCGCCGATGCCTCGGTCGATTATGCGGCGTGCCTCTTCAGCACGCTCGGCATGATCCGCGGCCGCGCATCGCGAGCGCAGGCGCTCGCGCATGTTTATCGCAGTTTGAAACCGGGCGGAATTTTTATCGTCCACGTTCACAATCGATGGCATAATTTGCGCGAGTCGCAAGGACGCCGCTGGTTGCTCAAGAACCTCACCTGGGAACGCTGGCGCGGCACGAACGAACCGGGCGATAAGTATTTTCCTTATCGCGGCATTCGCGAAATGTTTCTCCATCTCTTCACCAAGCCGGAGTTCGAGCGCGACCTGCGCGAGCCGGGCTTCGAGATCGTCGAACTGATTCCGCTCGACACGGCCAAGCGCCATGCCCTGCCGCACCCTTGGCTGTTCGGCAGGCTCCGGGCCAACGGCTGGATCGCGGTTTGCCGGAAGCCATGA
- the larC gene encoding nickel pincer cofactor biosynthesis protein LarC, which translates to MKIAYLDCLSGISGDMTLGALVDAGVELGAIQAAIDSLKLPTCKLVATEVKRKGFRATKINVEHEPEHAHRHLHHITDMIDASQLSPRQKDLAKRIFTKLGESEAKVHGTTIRKVHFHEVGAVDSIADICGAAVGWDLLGVDRIYCSPVPTGRGFINIEHGRCSIPAPATAELLQGIPIAESNVDGELTTPTGAAILATLVDAFGPLPGMKIARIGYGSGDKDFASHPNILRLFVGESVEVAASDQVWVVETNLDDISGEVIGYCTTKLWEKGALDVYTTAIQMKKNRPGTTLTVLCHAADLEKIEKTIFKETGTLGVRRWPASRHKLERKPHSVETPWGAVEGKLGWIAGQEPNFSPEFEACRKIAEAHGVALREVFETAQRAFDAAKQAPPAAVPAAPPAANGPSTS; encoded by the coding sequence GTGAAGATTGCGTACTTAGATTGCTTGAGCGGAATCAGCGGCGACATGACTCTCGGGGCGCTCGTCGATGCCGGAGTGGAACTCGGCGCGATCCAAGCGGCGATCGATTCGCTGAAGCTGCCGACGTGCAAGCTCGTCGCCACGGAGGTCAAGCGCAAAGGGTTTCGAGCGACGAAGATCAACGTCGAGCATGAGCCGGAACATGCGCATCGGCATCTGCATCACATCACCGACATGATCGACGCCTCACAGCTTTCGCCGCGGCAGAAAGATCTGGCGAAACGGATCTTCACGAAGCTCGGTGAGTCGGAAGCGAAGGTCCACGGCACGACGATCCGCAAAGTGCATTTCCACGAAGTCGGCGCGGTCGACTCGATCGCCGATATTTGCGGCGCGGCCGTCGGGTGGGATTTGCTCGGCGTCGATCGTATCTATTGTTCCCCCGTGCCGACCGGACGCGGCTTCATCAATATCGAGCACGGTCGTTGCAGCATTCCGGCACCTGCCACGGCCGAGCTGCTGCAAGGAATTCCGATCGCCGAGTCGAACGTCGACGGCGAGCTCACGACCCCGACCGGGGCCGCGATCTTGGCAACCTTGGTCGACGCGTTCGGGCCGTTGCCGGGAATGAAAATTGCGCGGATCGGTTACGGATCGGGCGACAAAGACTTCGCCTCGCATCCGAACATCTTGCGGCTGTTCGTGGGAGAGAGCGTTGAAGTCGCCGCGAGCGATCAGGTGTGGGTCGTCGAAACGAACCTCGACGATATCAGCGGCGAAGTGATCGGCTACTGCACGACGAAGCTCTGGGAAAAGGGAGCGCTCGACGTCTATACGACCGCGATCCAGATGAAGAAGAACCGGCCCGGCACGACGTTGACCGTGCTCTGCCACGCGGCCGACTTAGAGAAGATCGAAAAGACGATCTTCAAAGAGACCGGCACGCTCGGCGTGCGGCGTTGGCCGGCGAGCAGACACAAGCTGGAGCGGAAGCCGCATAGCGTCGAAACGCCGTGGGGCGCGGTGGAAGGGAAGCTCGGCTGGATCGCGGGCCAAGAGCCTAATTTCTCGCCTGAGTTCGAGGCCTGCCGGAAGATCGCCGAGGCCCACGGAGTGGCGCTGCGCGAGGTATTCGAAACGGCCCAGCGCGCGTTCGATGCCGCGAAGCAAGCTCCGCCTGCGGCAGTTCCCGCGGCGCCACCGGCGGCGAACGGGCCTTCGACGAGTTAG